The following are encoded in a window of Streptomyces sp. SAT1 genomic DNA:
- a CDS encoding AfsR/SARP family transcriptional regulator, with product MAAASVREGGKAVEARVLGLISVRGSNGKGICGVKKATALFGLLVTSPRYRCTTDEIAEHLWPGQECPRERVYKVASLLRGVLGDEVLPDLRSSVCVMNLPEGSVDLLRFREGVRRAAHLKWPEKFAQLCTALAEWQDDEPLRGLPEDTFGRRRAELREELMAAVCDRMEAALRAGEDTWLRMETKKWYERMPERSRIFGFYLIAHGQAMARGVLERLIEKWEADHGKTEQDPELQEIVDDLRGTPRRSRGTSLRRVPDQLPAGKHRPFGRDGLIDELAGVARTRQEAERPTLIVLSGMAGVGKSLVAYRLGAVLRERFPDGALYANLRGFAGADVRPAEPEHVLDGFLAEFPPYAGAEGIEAKSAALRSVLADKSVLIVLDDAVDVAQVRPLLPGNGTSAVIVTSRNTLRGLGAGQDPYFRKVDLLDDESAAAILREKLPEGDPRGREPLIRALVELCGRHPLALTVVARRLENRSVRGTSDLVRDLREEKEKLGVLHLPEEELSVRMALACSIRALSPAARRLLWQLAVHPGPSAGWDAVMDLGPAGDGMRPDHALEELVAASLVELRADRYSLHDLVRAFARYEVDPEVGGSSEDFEDTTVRRVLEHQLHNVHACDRRLHEQRALPVGDPAGVRVFEPVDLEQALAVLDVEYDSVQLGVQLAHQKGLQRYVWLLPMAHVTYQWSRRRLDDALRGLTLAREVAEKEAEPAQCAMVHRMLAGTYWRQEQFERAAGHLYRAVRLSKEDDTETGRLSLAHSLHTLALTMRKQGNGAAAEEHHRQALELYRALGERSGEAAALNGIGTLHRDRGEYDEGLRACGEALRIAEGTTDRRCRADVLYTLAQIHLSRSEGEEALRLLRQACGILCDLEHWHDEAKLLWLCADVLVAAGRSSEAVEALERVLVLRELMGGHGTQEVRDRLEELR from the coding sequence ATGGCTGCTGCTTCGGTGCGTGAGGGAGGAAAGGCAGTGGAGGCGCGTGTACTCGGCCTGATCAGTGTCAGGGGATCGAACGGAAAGGGGATCTGCGGTGTGAAGAAGGCGACTGCGCTGTTCGGACTGCTGGTGACATCGCCGCGGTACCGCTGTACCACCGACGAGATCGCCGAGCACCTCTGGCCGGGCCAGGAGTGCCCGCGAGAACGGGTGTACAAGGTGGCCTCGTTGCTGAGGGGAGTGCTGGGGGATGAGGTCCTCCCCGATCTGAGATCAAGCGTCTGTGTGATGAACCTTCCGGAAGGAAGCGTCGATCTGCTCCGCTTCCGCGAAGGGGTGCGGAGGGCAGCGCACCTCAAGTGGCCGGAGAAATTCGCGCAGTTGTGCACGGCCCTGGCGGAGTGGCAGGACGACGAACCGCTGCGCGGGCTGCCCGAGGACACGTTCGGCAGACGCAGGGCCGAGCTGCGGGAGGAACTGATGGCCGCCGTCTGCGACCGGATGGAGGCCGCACTGCGGGCCGGCGAAGACACATGGCTTCGCATGGAAACGAAGAAATGGTATGAGCGCATGCCGGAACGGTCCCGGATCTTCGGGTTCTATCTGATCGCCCATGGACAGGCGATGGCGAGAGGGGTACTGGAGAGGCTGATCGAAAAATGGGAGGCGGACCACGGGAAGACGGAACAGGACCCGGAACTACAGGAAATCGTCGACGACCTGCGTGGTACCCCGCGGCGTTCACGCGGTACATCTCTTCGTCGTGTCCCGGACCAGCTCCCCGCGGGAAAGCACCGTCCTTTCGGGCGTGACGGACTCATCGATGAACTCGCCGGGGTGGCCCGGACGCGGCAGGAGGCGGAAAGGCCGACGCTGATCGTGCTCAGCGGAATGGCCGGTGTCGGAAAGAGCCTGGTGGCGTACCGGCTCGGGGCGGTCCTGCGGGAGAGGTTCCCGGACGGCGCTCTCTACGCGAACCTCCGCGGGTTCGCGGGTGCCGACGTGCGGCCCGCCGAACCGGAACACGTCCTGGATGGGTTCCTGGCCGAGTTCCCGCCCTATGCGGGAGCGGAGGGAATCGAGGCGAAGAGCGCGGCGCTGCGTTCGGTCCTGGCGGACAAGTCGGTGCTCATCGTGCTGGACGACGCGGTGGACGTGGCCCAGGTGCGTCCGCTGCTGCCCGGGAACGGCACCAGCGCGGTGATCGTCACGAGCCGTAACACGCTCAGAGGTCTGGGTGCCGGACAGGACCCGTACTTCCGCAAGGTCGATCTCCTGGACGACGAGTCCGCCGCCGCCATCCTCCGGGAGAAGCTCCCGGAGGGCGACCCGAGAGGCCGTGAGCCACTCATCCGTGCCCTTGTCGAGCTGTGCGGCCGGCACCCGCTCGCTCTCACCGTGGTCGCCCGGCGCCTGGAGAACCGGTCGGTCCGGGGCACGAGCGACCTTGTGCGGGATCTCCGGGAGGAGAAAGAGAAGCTGGGCGTTCTGCACCTGCCCGAGGAGGAGTTGTCCGTCCGGATGGCGTTGGCCTGTTCCATCCGCGCGCTGTCGCCGGCCGCGCGTCGGCTGCTCTGGCAACTCGCCGTGCACCCCGGCCCGAGTGCCGGCTGGGACGCCGTGATGGACCTCGGTCCGGCCGGCGACGGAATGCGTCCCGACCATGCCCTGGAGGAACTGGTGGCGGCCAGTCTGGTGGAACTCCGGGCCGACCGCTACAGCCTGCACGACCTGGTGCGCGCCTTCGCGCGCTACGAGGTGGACCCCGAAGTCGGCGGTTCCTCGGAGGACTTCGAGGACACGACCGTACGGCGGGTGCTGGAACACCAGTTGCACAACGTCCACGCCTGTGACCGCCGGCTCCATGAGCAGCGAGCGCTTCCCGTGGGTGATCCCGCCGGGGTGAGAGTGTTCGAGCCGGTGGACCTCGAACAGGCGCTGGCCGTGCTGGACGTGGAGTACGACTCCGTCCAGCTCGGTGTCCAACTCGCCCACCAGAAAGGGTTGCAGCGCTACGTCTGGCTGCTGCCGATGGCTCACGTCACCTATCAATGGTCCCGCCGCCGCCTGGACGACGCGTTGCGCGGGCTGACGCTGGCGCGGGAGGTCGCGGAGAAGGAAGCCGAGCCCGCTCAGTGCGCCATGGTGCACCGGATGCTGGCCGGGACCTACTGGCGGCAGGAGCAGTTCGAGCGGGCGGCAGGCCATCTGTACCGGGCCGTCCGGCTGAGCAAGGAGGACGACACCGAGACCGGCAGACTGAGCCTGGCGCACTCCCTGCACACGCTCGCGCTCACGATGCGCAAACAGGGGAACGGAGCGGCGGCGGAGGAGCATCACCGTCAGGCTCTTGAGCTGTACCGGGCGTTGGGCGAGCGCAGCGGGGAAGCGGCGGCGCTGAACGGCATCGGTACCCTCCACCGGGACCGCGGGGAGTACGACGAAGGGCTCCGCGCGTGTGGTGAGGCGCTGCGCATCGCGGAGGGGACGACGGACCGGAGGTGCAGGGCGGACGTCCTGTACACACTCGCCCAGATCCACCTCTCCAGGTCGGAGGGGGAGGAGGCGCTCAGGCTGCTCCGGCAGGCCTGCGGAATTCTGTGTGACCTCGAACACTGGCACGACGAGGCCAAGCTCCTGTGGCTCTGTGCCGATGTCCTGGTGGCGGCCGGCCGCTCGTCCGAGGCCGTCGAGGCGCTGGAACGCGTCCTCGTGCTGCGCGAACTGATGGGCGGACACGGCACCCAGGAGGTGCGGGACCGTCTGGAAGAGCTGCGGTGA
- a CDS encoding DUF4430 domain-containing protein has protein sequence MRHTSGTSRASLTSRIRIRRTLIASVALGVALAGAPATAQAHGAPDTHAAHGTNAPVRVTLTVQGPDGPLFHGKVRTRGHDVTTATGGTHRCDGTNGGAHPSAVPTPTAALDDAARKRHFGWDGAWYASFDDYSVDSIKNVSGGGSAYWNISVNGTPTPVGGCQFELNAGDTVAFTWTAF, from the coding sequence GTGCGACACACCTCCGGCACCTCACGCGCCTCGCTCACCTCCCGTATCCGCATACGCCGTACGCTCATCGCCTCCGTCGCCCTCGGCGTGGCCCTGGCCGGCGCGCCGGCCACCGCCCAGGCCCACGGCGCACCGGACACGCACGCCGCGCACGGCACGAACGCCCCGGTCAGGGTGACGCTGACCGTGCAGGGCCCCGACGGGCCGCTGTTCCACGGCAAGGTCCGGACCCGCGGCCACGACGTCACCACGGCGACGGGCGGCACGCACAGATGCGACGGGACGAACGGGGGCGCCCACCCCTCCGCCGTGCCGACGCCCACCGCCGCCCTCGACGACGCCGCCCGCAAGCGGCACTTCGGCTGGGACGGCGCCTGGTACGCGTCGTTCGACGACTACTCGGTCGACAGCATCAAGAACGTCAGCGGCGGCGGCTCGGCGTACTGGAACATCTCCGTCAACGGCACGCCCACCCCGGTGGGCGGCTGCCAGTTCGAGCTGAACGCCGGGGACACGGTGGCGTTCACCTGGACGGCCTTCTGA
- a CDS encoding CoA-acylating methylmalonate-semialdehyde dehydrogenase, which yields MIRPHHPAGVRELTHFIGGENVPGTSGAQGDVYDPNTGEVQARVPLADRAETEAAVTVAAEAQRAWGEWNPQRRARVMLRFLQLVEQEKDDLARLLSAEHGKTVADAHGDIQRGLEVVEFAAGIPHLLKGEFTDNAGTGIDVHSLRSPLGVVAGITPFNFPAMIPLWKAAPALACGNAYVLKPSERAPSVPLRLAELFLEAGLPPGVLNVVNGAREAVDTLLEDPRVAALGFVGSTPVAAHVYATAAAHGKRAQCFGGAKNHLIVMPDADLDQAVEALVGAGYGSAGERCMAISVAVPVGEETADALVARLKERIGTLRIGRSDDPEADFGPLVARDAVERVRSYVDLGVEEGAELVVDGRDFVLPGHENGFFAGASLFDRVTPDMRIHQEEIFGPVLSVVRAADYEEALRLPSEHAFGNGVAIFTRDGDTARDFTRRVNTGMVGVNVPIPVPVAYHTFGGWKRSGFGDLGQHGPDAVRFHTRTKTVTSRWPAGLREGASFTIPTMG from the coding sequence ATGATCCGTCCGCACCACCCCGCCGGCGTACGGGAACTGACCCACTTCATCGGCGGCGAGAACGTCCCGGGCACCTCGGGGGCCCAGGGCGACGTGTACGACCCCAACACCGGAGAGGTCCAGGCCCGGGTACCGCTGGCGGACCGGGCCGAGACCGAGGCGGCGGTCACCGTCGCCGCCGAGGCCCAGCGCGCCTGGGGCGAGTGGAACCCGCAGCGCCGCGCCCGGGTCATGCTGCGCTTCCTCCAACTCGTCGAGCAGGAGAAGGACGACCTGGCCCGGCTGCTCTCCGCCGAGCACGGCAAGACCGTCGCCGACGCCCACGGCGACATCCAGCGCGGCCTTGAGGTCGTCGAGTTCGCCGCCGGGATCCCGCACCTGCTCAAGGGCGAGTTCACCGACAACGCGGGCACCGGCATCGATGTGCACTCACTGCGCTCGCCGCTCGGTGTGGTCGCCGGCATCACCCCGTTCAACTTCCCCGCCATGATCCCGCTCTGGAAGGCCGCACCCGCCCTGGCCTGCGGAAACGCCTATGTCCTCAAGCCGTCCGAGCGGGCGCCCTCGGTGCCGCTGCGGCTCGCCGAGCTCTTCCTGGAGGCGGGCCTGCCGCCGGGCGTCCTCAATGTCGTCAACGGCGCCCGGGAAGCCGTCGACACCCTGCTGGAGGATCCCCGCGTCGCCGCCCTCGGCTTCGTCGGCTCCACCCCGGTCGCCGCGCACGTCTACGCGACCGCCGCCGCCCACGGCAAGCGCGCCCAGTGCTTCGGCGGCGCCAAGAACCACCTGATCGTGATGCCGGACGCCGACCTCGACCAGGCCGTGGAGGCGCTGGTCGGCGCCGGGTACGGCTCGGCGGGCGAGCGCTGCATGGCCATCTCGGTCGCCGTGCCGGTCGGCGAGGAGACCGCCGATGCCCTGGTCGCCCGGCTCAAGGAGCGCATCGGCACGCTGCGCATCGGCCGCAGCGACGACCCGGAGGCCGACTTCGGCCCGCTGGTCGCCCGTGACGCGGTGGAGCGCGTACGGTCCTACGTCGACCTCGGGGTGGAGGAGGGCGCCGAACTCGTCGTGGACGGACGCGACTTCGTGCTCCCCGGGCACGAGAACGGCTTCTTCGCCGGGGCCTCCCTCTTCGACCGGGTCACCCCCGACATGCGCATCCACCAGGAGGAGATCTTCGGTCCCGTCCTGTCCGTGGTCCGCGCGGCCGACTACGAGGAGGCGCTGCGCCTGCCCAGCGAGCACGCCTTCGGCAACGGCGTGGCGATCTTCACCCGGGACGGAGACACCGCCCGCGACTTCACCCGGCGGGTGAACACCGGCATGGTCGGGGTCAACGTGCCCATCCCGGTCCCGGTCGCCTACCACACCTTCGGCGGCTGGAAGCGCTCCGGCTTCGGCGACCTGGGCCAGCACGGACCGGACGCCGTCCGCTTCCACACCCGTACCAAGACCGTCACGTCCCGCTGGCCCGCCGGGCTGCGCGAGGGCGCGAGCTTCACCATCCCCACGATGGGCTGA
- a CDS encoding acyl-CoA dehydrogenase family protein, translating to MTHTLLTEDQQALVETTLDFAQDHLAPHALDWDRDKHFPVDVLRKAAGLGLGGVYVREESGGSGLGRADGVLVFETLASGCPAIAGYLSIHNMVAWMIDRYGDPAQRERWLPRLCAMDDLASYCLTEPGAGSDAAALTSRAVRDGGAYVLSGVKQFISGAGASQLYVVMARTGGTGADGVSAFVVDKDDAGVGFGPDERKMGWNAQPTRQVILDGVRLPADRLLGREGDGFRIAMNGLNGGRLGIAACSLGGARSALDRSLAHLADREAFGQRLLDAQALRFRLADMATELAAARALVQQAARALDAGDPQAPYLCAMAKRFATDTGYTVADRALQLHGGYGYLSEYGIEKIVRDLRVHQILEGTNEIMRVIVARGLTEAFR from the coding sequence ATGACCCACACCCTGCTCACCGAGGACCAGCAGGCCCTCGTGGAGACCACCCTCGACTTCGCCCAGGACCACCTGGCACCGCACGCCCTGGACTGGGACCGCGACAAGCACTTCCCGGTCGACGTCCTGCGCAAGGCGGCCGGGCTCGGCCTCGGCGGCGTCTACGTCCGCGAGGAGTCCGGCGGCTCCGGCCTCGGCCGGGCCGACGGCGTCCTCGTCTTCGAGACCCTCGCCTCCGGCTGCCCCGCCATCGCCGGATACCTCTCCATCCACAACATGGTCGCCTGGATGATCGACCGCTACGGCGACCCGGCCCAGCGCGAGCGGTGGCTGCCCCGGCTGTGCGCCATGGACGACCTGGCCAGCTACTGCCTGACCGAACCCGGCGCGGGCTCCGACGCGGCGGCCCTCACCAGCCGGGCCGTCCGCGACGGCGGCGCCTATGTGCTCAGCGGCGTCAAACAGTTCATCTCCGGCGCGGGCGCCTCCCAGCTGTACGTCGTGATGGCCCGCACCGGCGGCACCGGAGCGGACGGCGTCTCCGCCTTCGTCGTCGACAAGGACGACGCCGGGGTGGGCTTCGGCCCCGACGAACGCAAGATGGGCTGGAACGCCCAGCCCACCCGCCAGGTGATCCTGGACGGCGTACGGCTGCCCGCCGACCGGCTGCTGGGCCGCGAGGGCGACGGCTTCCGCATCGCCATGAACGGCCTGAACGGCGGCCGGCTCGGCATCGCCGCCTGCTCGCTCGGCGGCGCCCGCAGCGCCCTGGACCGCAGCCTCGCCCACCTCGCCGACCGGGAGGCGTTCGGGCAGCGGCTGCTCGACGCGCAGGCGCTGCGCTTCCGGCTGGCCGACATGGCGACCGAACTCGCCGCCGCCCGCGCCCTGGTGCAGCAGGCCGCCCGCGCCCTGGACGCCGGCGACCCGCAGGCGCCGTACCTGTGCGCGATGGCCAAGCGGTTCGCCACCGACACCGGGTACACGGTCGCCGACCGCGCGCTCCAACTGCACGGCGGCTACGGCTACCTCAGCGAGTACGGCATCGAGAAGATCGTCCGTGACCTGCGCGTCCACCAGATCCTGGAAGGAACCAACGAGATCATGCGCGTCATCGTGGCCCGCGGCCTGACGGAGGCGTTCCGGTGA
- a CDS encoding enoyl-CoA hydratase/isomerase family protein — MTGTEDPVLLRTDGRAAHIVLNRPRALNALTHEMVRRIDAALTAWEHDPAVATVVISGAGERGLCAGGDIRAIHDDAKTGDGTAAAAFWRDEYRLDARIARYPKPYVAVMDGIVMGGGVGVSAHGSVRVVTERARVAMPETGIGFVPDVGGTYLLGLAPGELGTHLALTGAQIGAGDALLCGLADHHVPAAALGAFTADLAGLSVHDALARHVRQPPPGDLAGQREWIDTCYAADTVEEILDRLLGRGEAAAKEAAETLLSKSPTALKVTLAALRRARRLGPLEAVLDQEYRVSCAALAAPDLVEGVRAQVIDKDRRPRWSPGTLAEVTAADVDRFFAPLGDRELGLAGSDSTVEVAW; from the coding sequence GTGACCGGCACCGAGGACCCCGTCCTCCTGCGCACCGACGGGCGGGCCGCCCACATCGTCCTCAACCGGCCCCGGGCCCTCAACGCCCTCACCCACGAGATGGTCCGCCGCATCGACGCGGCCCTGACCGCCTGGGAGCACGACCCGGCGGTGGCCACCGTCGTCATCAGCGGCGCGGGCGAGCGCGGCCTGTGCGCGGGCGGCGACATCCGGGCCATCCACGACGACGCCAAGACCGGCGACGGCACCGCGGCGGCCGCGTTCTGGCGCGACGAGTACCGCCTCGACGCCCGGATCGCCCGCTACCCCAAGCCGTACGTCGCCGTCATGGACGGCATCGTGATGGGCGGCGGCGTCGGCGTCTCCGCCCACGGCAGCGTCCGCGTCGTCACCGAACGCGCGCGCGTCGCCATGCCCGAGACCGGCATCGGCTTCGTCCCCGATGTCGGCGGCACCTATCTGCTCGGCCTCGCCCCCGGCGAACTGGGCACCCATCTGGCGCTGACCGGCGCGCAGATCGGCGCCGGGGACGCCCTGCTGTGCGGGCTCGCCGACCACCATGTGCCCGCCGCCGCGCTCGGCGCCTTCACCGCCGACCTCGCCGGGCTGTCCGTGCACGACGCGCTCGCCCGGCATGTGCGGCAGCCGCCGCCGGGCGACCTCGCCGGGCAGCGGGAGTGGATCGACACCTGCTACGCGGCCGACACCGTGGAGGAGATCCTGGACCGCCTCCTCGGCCGCGGCGAGGCCGCCGCGAAGGAGGCGGCCGAGACCCTGCTCAGCAAGTCGCCCACCGCGCTGAAGGTCACCCTCGCCGCGCTGCGCCGCGCCCGGCGCCTGGGCCCGCTGGAGGCGGTCCTCGACCAGGAGTACCGCGTCTCCTGCGCCGCGCTCGCCGCCCCCGACTTGGTCGAGGGCGTCCGCGCCCAGGTCATCGACAAGGACCGCAGGCCCCGCTGGTCGCCCGGCACCCTCGCCGAGGTCACCGCGGCCGACGTGGACCGCTTCTTCGCCCCGCTCGGCGACCGCGAACTGGGGCTCGCCGGATCCGACAGCACCGTGGAGGTGGCCTGGTGA
- the mmsB gene encoding 3-hydroxyisobutyrate dehydrogenase, giving the protein MSLTVAFVGLGHMGAPMAANLVKAGYRVRGHDLVPEALESAVRAGVEPAADAASAVADADVVVSMLPAGRHVLGLYGTVLAAARPGTLFVDCSTIDVADARTAHERAATAGMRSLDAPVSGGVVGAEAATLTFMAGGGEAEFTEARPLLEAMGRKAVHCGGAGAGQAAKICNNMILGVSMIAVSEAFVLGERLGLSHQALYDVASTASGQCWALSVNCPVPGPVPGSPANRDYRPGFAASLMAKDLGLAARAARDSGVDSELGLAAARLYEEYAERVGATEDFSGIVRTIRDRGTRQEQEGEGEKR; this is encoded by the coding sequence GTGAGCCTGACCGTCGCGTTCGTCGGACTCGGGCACATGGGCGCGCCCATGGCCGCCAACCTGGTCAAAGCCGGGTACCGGGTACGGGGCCACGACCTGGTGCCCGAGGCCCTGGAGAGCGCCGTACGCGCGGGCGTCGAGCCCGCCGCCGACGCCGCTTCGGCGGTCGCGGACGCCGACGTCGTCGTCTCCATGCTGCCCGCCGGACGGCACGTCCTCGGCCTGTACGGCACCGTTCTGGCGGCGGCCCGGCCCGGCACCCTCTTCGTCGACTGCTCCACCATCGACGTCGCCGACGCCCGTACGGCCCACGAGCGGGCCGCCACCGCCGGGATGCGGTCGCTGGACGCCCCCGTCTCCGGCGGGGTGGTCGGCGCCGAGGCCGCCACGCTCACCTTCATGGCGGGCGGCGGCGAGGCGGAGTTCACCGAGGCCCGGCCGCTGCTGGAGGCCATGGGCAGGAAGGCCGTCCACTGCGGCGGCGCGGGAGCCGGGCAGGCGGCCAAGATCTGCAACAACATGATCCTCGGCGTCTCCATGATCGCCGTCAGCGAGGCGTTCGTGCTCGGCGAGCGCCTGGGCCTGTCCCACCAGGCCCTCTACGACGTGGCGTCCACGGCGTCCGGGCAGTGCTGGGCGCTCAGCGTCAACTGCCCGGTCCCCGGGCCGGTCCCGGGCAGCCCCGCCAACCGCGACTACCGGCCGGGCTTCGCCGCCTCCCTCATGGCCAAGGACCTCGGACTCGCCGCGCGGGCCGCCCGCGACAGCGGGGTGGACTCCGAACTGGGCCTCGCGGCGGCCCGGTTGTACGAGGAGTACGCCGAACGCGTCGGCGCCACCGAGGACTTCTCCGGCATCGTCCGCACCATCCGGGACCGCGGCACCCGGCAAGAACAAGAAGGAGAGGGGGAGAAGCGATGA
- a CDS encoding enoyl-CoA hydratase gives MSTRNGAGLPAYETILVERKGRTALLTLNRPEALNALNLTVMREVVAATEALDRDPECGCVVITGSAKAFAAGADIKEMRPQGYLDMYLSDWFAAWDRLGQLRTPTVAAVAGYALGGGCELAMLCDILLAADTAVFGQPEIKLGVIPGIGGSQRLTRAVGKAKAMELCLTGRTMDAAEAERAGLVSRVVPADDLLGEALAVAETVAGMSLPVAMMAKEAVGRAFETTLAEGVRFERRLFHAVFATEDQKEGMGAFVDRRAPEFRHR, from the coding sequence ATGAGCACGCGGAACGGCGCCGGGCTTCCCGCGTACGAGACGATCCTCGTCGAACGCAAGGGGCGCACCGCCCTGCTCACCCTGAACCGGCCCGAGGCCCTCAACGCCCTGAATCTGACGGTCATGCGCGAGGTGGTGGCCGCGACCGAGGCGCTGGACCGGGACCCGGAGTGCGGCTGCGTCGTCATCACCGGCTCGGCGAAGGCGTTCGCGGCGGGCGCCGACATCAAGGAGATGCGGCCCCAGGGGTATCTGGACATGTACCTCAGCGACTGGTTCGCGGCCTGGGACCGGCTCGGGCAGCTGCGCACCCCGACGGTGGCCGCCGTCGCGGGCTACGCCCTGGGCGGCGGCTGCGAGCTGGCCATGCTCTGCGACATCCTGCTCGCCGCCGACACCGCCGTCTTCGGGCAGCCCGAGATCAAGCTCGGGGTGATCCCCGGCATCGGCGGCTCCCAGCGGCTGACCCGCGCGGTCGGCAAGGCCAAGGCCATGGAGCTGTGCCTGACCGGGCGCACCATGGACGCGGCGGAGGCCGAGCGGGCCGGGCTGGTCTCCCGGGTGGTGCCCGCCGACGATCTGCTCGGCGAGGCGCTGGCCGTCGCCGAGACCGTCGCGGGCATGTCGCTGCCGGTGGCGATGATGGCGAAGGAGGCCGTCGGACGGGCCTTCGAGACGACGCTCGCCGAAGGCGTCCGCTTCGAACGGCGGCTCTTCCACGCGGTGTTCGCGACCGAGGACCAGAAGGAGGGCATGGGCGCCTTCGTCGACCGCAGAGCGCCCGAGTTCCGCCACCGCTGA
- a CDS encoding CbtB domain-containing protein, with protein sequence MAQHVAQPTADAPVLPAKLPLKAIAPWAVFFGILMLILLYFVGAEQGATSVFSGTDVHEWVHDARHLLGFPCH encoded by the coding sequence ATGGCGCAGCATGTCGCCCAGCCGACCGCCGACGCACCTGTCCTGCCCGCGAAGCTGCCGCTGAAGGCGATAGCTCCCTGGGCGGTCTTCTTCGGCATCCTGATGCTGATCCTGCTCTACTTCGTCGGCGCCGAGCAGGGCGCCACCTCCGTGTTCAGCGGCACGGACGTCCACGAGTGGGTGCACGACGCCCGCCACCTGCTCGGCTTCCCCTGCCACTGA
- a CDS encoding CbtA family protein, which translates to MNSATVRNLLVRGMLAGLAAGVLALVVAYLLGEPGVDKAIAFEDAHPHEHEMEVVSRSLQSTAGLATGVLVYGVAFGGIAALAFCFALGRVGRFGPRATALLLSGCALLAVYVVPFLKYPANPPSVGDPDTIGKRTALYFLMMVLSVLLAVAATLLGKRLAPTLGTWWAAVAAVAAFAVVIGLAYAFLPVVNEVPKDFPADLLWRFRLSALAIQSVLWGGFGLLFGELAQRLLAPAPAGTGAGRAVPAAR; encoded by the coding sequence ATGAACTCCGCAACTGTGCGAAACCTCCTGGTCCGCGGCATGCTCGCGGGCCTGGCGGCGGGCGTGCTCGCCCTCGTCGTCGCCTATCTCCTCGGTGAGCCCGGTGTCGACAAGGCCATCGCCTTCGAGGACGCCCACCCCCACGAGCACGAGATGGAGGTCGTCTCCCGCTCGCTCCAGTCCACGGCGGGCCTGGCCACCGGCGTCCTCGTCTACGGGGTGGCCTTCGGCGGCATCGCCGCGCTCGCCTTCTGCTTCGCGCTGGGCCGGGTGGGCCGCTTCGGTCCCCGGGCGACCGCGCTGCTGCTGTCGGGCTGCGCCCTGCTCGCCGTGTACGTCGTGCCGTTCCTGAAGTACCCGGCCAACCCGCCGTCGGTCGGCGACCCCGACACCATCGGCAAGCGGACCGCGCTGTACTTCCTGATGATGGTCCTCAGCGTGCTCCTCGCGGTCGCCGCGACGCTGCTCGGCAAGCGCCTGGCGCCCACCCTGGGCACCTGGTGGGCGGCCGTGGCCGCCGTCGCCGCCTTCGCCGTGGTGATCGGCCTGGCCTATGCCTTCCTGCCGGTCGTCAACGAGGTCCCGAAGGACTTCCCGGCCGATCTGCTGTGGCGGTTCCGGCTCTCCGCCCTGGCCATCCAGTCCGTGCTGTGGGGCGGCTTCGGCCTGCTCTTCGGCGAGCTGGCCCAGCGGCTGCTGGCCCCCGCTCCGGCCGGGACCGGCGCCGGGCGGGCGGTTCCGGCCGCGCGCTGA
- a CDS encoding histidine phosphatase family protein, producing the protein MTSRVLLVSPAMNASVRQARFDDGGPLEEGGAAAARSAAGSLPVAARVLVSPGARCRETADALGLDGVRSPAPAGLDVGRWRGLALDEVGAAEPEALARWLGDPASAPHGGESVADLCGRVAGWLAAVAGAEGRSVAVVEPEVVRAAVVAALGLDAAVFWRLDVAPLTVTEVSGRAGRWNLRLGRPLTAPAAP; encoded by the coding sequence GTGACCAGCCGGGTCCTGCTCGTCTCCCCCGCCATGAACGCGTCCGTGCGGCAGGCCCGCTTCGACGACGGCGGCCCGCTGGAGGAGGGCGGCGCCGCGGCGGCGCGGTCGGCGGCCGGGTCGCTGCCCGTCGCCGCGCGCGTCCTCGTCTCCCCCGGCGCGCGGTGCCGGGAGACCGCCGACGCGCTGGGCCTGGACGGCGTGCGGTCACCGGCGCCCGCGGGCCTGGACGTGGGCCGCTGGCGGGGCCTCGCGCTGGACGAGGTGGGCGCCGCCGAGCCGGAGGCGCTGGCCCGCTGGCTCGGCGACCCCGCGAGCGCCCCGCACGGCGGTGAGTCCGTGGCGGACCTGTGCGGCCGGGTCGCGGGGTGGCTCGCGGCGGTGGCCGGGGCCGAGGGGCGCAGCGTCGCCGTGGTCGAGCCGGAGGTGGTGCGGGCGGCGGTCGTCGCGGCGCTGGGGCTGGACGCGGCCGTCTTCTGGCGGCTGGACGTGGCCCCGCTGACGGTGACCGAGGTCAGCGGCCGGGCGGGGCGCTGGAACCTGCGGCTGGGCCGGCCGCTGACCGCGCCCGCCGCGCCGTAG